The genomic segment TAAGCAAGCAGCTCTACTGCACTCTTTCTGTGTATAAACTATTAGGCCTACTAGAGAGTAGATAGTTCCTCTTAGGAATCTCAAAACTTGAAAAAGGTAAACGTATTATGTTTGTAACATCCACAGATCCAAAACAGACACACAAATTTTAAATCAAGATGTAACATACTCTGCAATGTCAGTCTGAGTGTGGATGGCAATGCCACATTTCTCAAAAGTTCATCTACAAAAGGGCAGTTCTGCCCAGATCCTGTTAAGATATCTGTGCCCTTCAGGACACAGGAATTTCGGTAGACAAGTGaagatttaaaaccaaaatttctGTTTTTTATCTGTGTTCAGCCTACTAACACTCACTGATATTGCATGCATATCAAGCCTCTGACCATCACTTGAAAACAGTACTAAGGACAATATCCAGTAGCTGAGAGCTGTCACTTCCTATACAAACAACATTCCTCTTCCAGCTTGCATGACTGGTTGATGAAGGTGTTAATGGTCTACCAGATAGAATACTACCTTTCATTTGCAGATCTTCTTGAGCATATCTCTCAAGTGGACTTAAACAGCCAAAAGATTTATGGAATGAAAGTTCTCCATATAACTCATATAACCTCAGATTTAGGTGAGGAGATTAAGTTCAGCACATAAAAGCAGAATGCTAGAAGTACTGGCTCCACTGTTTCATTGCTGTTGCAAGTGGAAAATTAATGAGGGCAGGAAAAGTTGCCACACAATATAACTGCTGTCCCAGTTAAAGGAGCAGGACCTACAGCGCTGCCTTCCCAGCCTGTTCTGTACTTACTACTGCAAAACACTTGGACCCCAGACATTTCCAGAAAATGAGTAGtccttttctttaaagcttGCCTTTCAAGACTTTACTGAGAGTGAGCTAGTTCTGCAATAGCAGTGTAAATTCAGCCATTAGGATTCCCATTTAATGCATAGTTCAACAATTACTGCTAAGAGCCCTTCTTTAGGTAACTTGCAGGAATGCAGCATGAGAATGGATTCTGTAGATTTCACACAAAACCAGAAGACCTGTTCTTTGttaaatcagtatttttaagtatataaCTAGGAACCTTGAGAAACACAGGACACACTTGTAAGATGAGAAATACAAAGTCTAGACTTGCCAACCAAGTAGAGAACAGcgatttattttcacatttataCAAGACAAACACAAATAATATTTAAAGTAGTATTTACAAATGTAtacaaatcttttaaaaaaatatattttagttttttggaaaatatctcttttggaaaaaaagtcaaagaatTTTTAGTAGTATAGCCAAGATACAgtacttctttaaaaagctggaAAAGGTATTCAATGAAAACTCGCAGGTTCTGaatgaagaaatgaaggaagagTAACACTTCAAGATTCACATAAGGTAAAACCATCAGAGAAAATAGCATTATGCactttcaaatttaaaaattaaggcAAATCCTTGAAAGAAGAGAGTCATGAAATCTAGACTTCCTCATAATTTTATGTTAAAAGGGACTTCATTCACCTCACTTGACAGTCTTTTaatataaatgtttttaaaagacttttaaataAGTATCGTTTCCCCACCTCCCTTCTGGCATTCAAGAATTTCCAGGGTTACACATGGAATGCTGCTTGATAGaactttgttttgttcattattgCAGAGTGTTTTGAAGACTGGAACACAATAgataaattattaatattttttaaattttctttgaaatgtatAGATTAGGAAGACTTTAAATGCATATTTGCTATGATTCCTAGGAATTTCAACATGACCAAATAGCACAGAGGAATACaatttactttgaaaaaaatataagatggcagaaagcatttttttgttgcttattCCTGTGGATAACTTTTATACCCTAAAAAAACTTTTATGGGGCATCTGACTATCTGAATTGGTATGGACAGATCACAACCGCCGTAGattctgcttgcttttcttAGTCCCAGGAAGCGGCATCAGCTTAGAGTTGAGTTTCACTGTTTTGCCACTCATACAGTCAGTGGAGCTGTGGTAGCTGCACATGCACTTTGTGCAAAAGTCAAAGCCACAGCTGTCACGGTTGCACGTTGCTCTTTGTAGATAGGAGTCATACTTTGCAGGTGAGCTACAGCGATGGCAGACTTTAAAGCTTTCAGTGtttttcaaagtcttggcaGCCTGTTGGAAAAAACACACCAGCAAAATCATGAGTGGAGGGTAAATAGACACCTCAAATACTCTGATGGTATAAAAAGGGCCACAAAACATACTATGACTGTAGAGAGATGACTTACACATTTCGTCTAATTCTAATTGTATCAAATTCCAATGGAGATTGAACAGAAATAATCAGTCCATGATTACAAGTACTTGGGACTGGAATAGAGGTAGTcaatttaaaattctttaaatCTTAAAATGTAAAGGCTGGAAAGACTAAATGCAAAGCAGTAAAAGAAACCATTCTTCCTGAATCCTTCAAACCTCATCATCCAAGCATGGTGattcaattaattttaatttcaaaagaaaaaaaaatgaagccaaatttcatttaaatcatTAACTTTTTAGAAAAGTGAGTAATGTTTTTCAGAAATCTCATTTGTGGGCCATTCAGCTTGAGACACCAAATGGAACAAATTCCTACTTCTATCTGACGATTTGATTTCTGACACAGAAGCATATCCATAATTCAAAATCATTCAGTATTAGGAAATTAGGACCTGTATAGCACTTTATATCACTTaattattaaaagcaaaatgctttcATAATCTAACTGTGTACTATAGACATACACATTCATCAAGGAAGATTAACCTCCTACTTCAGTGTACATCTGAAGCTCCATGATGCTACAAAGTACTACGTTATAGCATTAGCGCAGCCTTATACTTTCCAACACAGTTGTATCTCCTTACTGCACCAGTTTGCACAAAAATACCTTTGAGCTTGGGTATAAAAACCCTTTCTAGTTCAGGAAATCTGTTGTttatcaataaaaataaaaataaacattttaaaagtcttacAAGACACTAGCAATGTGGACCTGTACTTCTacatgagagaagaaaaagcttaagaaaaacaaaaaggtggGAGGAAAATAAGGCTGTCAGCAGATGACACCTCCAAAATGCATGACACTACAAATTAGTagttaaaaaaagcaattttaatgTCATATAATTactcaggggggaaaaaaaaaatgtatagaaTGAACAGCAGAAATCTTCCTTTCTTCAAAATTAATCAAATGAAAACTACTTAGTCTTCGGtcagcttttttttaaattgtccaTCAGTATTGAAGTAAAACTGACAGTTCTTGTAGGATTGCTTCTCTGGAaagcatgtgatttttttttaagctcatGGAAACTAAGAGGAAATGACCAAACTTTTTCACATCTGATCCAAGCTAAAATGTaagcaaaaaaaatatcactaagCAATTTTGAGAGTAATTATACACTCTGGGGGGAAAATTGAACATCTTCGTGTGTCAGTATTCTCTCCTTAGTTTTAAAATAGGATCAATAAGCAAAATCTGACAGCCATACTAATAAGCAGTTCAAATTGGAGTTAGTACTGTCAGAAATACGCTTTACAAGCTGATTGTGTGCCAGACAACATGTGAAAAACTAAAGATGAATTGAAATCACTACTTACCTCAGAAAACTCCATGAGCCTGCTGTGATTCTTAGATGCTTTGGATCTGGTGCCTTTTTTATTCAAGTTGTTTGGTGGGACTGCTTTCTGAATGGAGGCTAAAGTTGCTCGGTAGAGAGCATACTCCCTTGTTGCAGTGTGCTCTGGTGCCTTAGTGCCAATCTaatgaaaataagaacaaaagtAAAGTTTGAGAAGAAACTTACCTAATGGTGACTTTTTCTTTAATAGAAATCAACAATTTATTTTTGATTCTTCCTCCTGCATCATACTGAGCAGCATGCTACTATTTTTACCTTTACATTCTCATTCACTATTAGTAGAAATAGGGAGGACAGACTCCTAGCTCAGACAATCAAAACTAACCACCTTCTATTACATAATACAGCTTACTTTCATATTTACACATTGTAACTATTTAGGCAGAGCATGTAACCCAGTCACtgcaatgttttaaaacacaagGCAGCATTATCAATTGCTTAGGACAAACAGGGATGCCTGAAGATATTTGAGAAGTAAACTCCTGCCACCAATCTTCTAATTCTGCAGTTcaggttaaaaagaaaacaagcattcAATAGGgtgaaaataaaactttctgGGATTAATGTTGACTGATGCCCAACTCCTTTTATTCCAAAAGGCTAACAATGTAAAATACGACATAAAACTCAAACTACTTCACTACCTTAGTGTGTGGCACTTATGTTTTAGGAGTCCTGCCTTGGTAAAATGTAACCATAGTGTGGCTGGATCTtgtaattttcatttcatacaATAAACTGGAGTTAGGAACaactcacagtgaaaaaaagctTTGCATTTTCCCATAGTCAACATTGTACTTCAGACTGTTGCTAGAAAACGTAAGTAGAGAACCCAAGTTTCACTGCCAGCTGAGCAGTTTCTCTTAGTCTCTCTTCTAGATCAGTGCAAGCAAGCCCCTGTTGAGATTCTCTGGGGTTTGGCCAGCAGACAGTGTGACAACTGGCACCCTGCTTCCAGCTTTCCTCTGTAAAACTGGACATGTGGAAGCTCTTCTGAACACCTGCAGTGCTCCTTGGGTAACCTTCTCAGTCAGCCTTCCTTGGGCTCCAAAGAGTACTGACTAGCAACGCTTGAGAGAGGGCGACCTAACAGGGCAAACTCAGACACTGGTGACAATATTTTCAACCTAAGATACTCTTCTGTGATGTTTTAAGTTTGGGAGGAGTCCTGAAATAGCAGAAAGTCACTGCTGGTTTAAGCTTGGAACACCTTAAAAAGTGCATTAACTTacagaaaggcttttgacagcTTTACTATATACTTGAAAACTCCATTTATCTTCTTGTAGAATCTTCTGCCATGTTGTACTGACTTTGGCAAAACTGCAACGACAACACAAACATATCAGTTACCTcctaagaaaagaaattattcaaTAGTGACAGCAGCTATGTAAGAAGATGAGATATATTCACAGCTCTAGTCTTTAGTTTGCTTTCAAGGGAAAAGTCACATTCCTCATAtacatttacatatatatataacagTTTACATTGACATTTGATATTTTATTATCACAATACATAATATTAACCATTGAGTAAATACCACAGGCCCCATATCTTACTTTCCCAGTGAAATACAATGAGATCAATATACTTACTTTACTAAATCCATCTCACCAAGATGCCTTAAAATATTTGCTAATATGTGCTTTAGGTCCTTTTGGAAGAGTTCAGCAACAATGTCTAGTCTATCTaatcccattttctttccaatcAGGTTACAAAGTTCAATCTTTCCCCTGAAAATGATTCTGTCTACCACAGCCCATGACTTGAGATTTCTTTTACCGCTTTTTTTCAAAGTTGAGCAAATCAGTTCTTCATAATGGATTACTGGCAACAAAGTCTTCTTTGAAAACTGTGCTTGGTTTTGGTTCTTCATGAGACAATGTTTTGGTGTGCCACAGAGATTCCCAGCCAAAGGTATACTATCCTCATGTTCTGTGGCATCAGTGTATTGATTACATAACATGGAGGAGTAACCACTGTCCTCATGAAGCTTACTGTTTTCCAATGTCTCTATTTCATAAATACCTTCATCAAGTCTCTGGGctacttgtttgttttctttgttatgTACAAGTCTTCCTTCATCTTCAAGATCTAGATTTATGGTGGCTGCATGCTGAGAGTCATTAAGGAGAATTTTCTGATGCTCTTCAGCACAGCTTTTACAAAAGCCTTCCTCATAATTCAAGGGGCAGGATTCTTCCAGTCTTGTGTTCTCACCAGTAGATTTCAGTGGTGCAAAGCCAGTATGGAGAGATGAACAATCAAAATCACGCTTCATTTTGAAGGAGTGGTTAAGGTttgatttcattattttgtttgtATCCTGCAAGAAACAAGGACAGTATTACAACACAGCATAAACAGCATTACAAATTCTCTTTTATTATAAAGAGCCAATTTTGCCTTCTTTCTGCATGATGAATTTTAAGCTTTTATCTAACTCACCCCCTCCTAATGTTTAAGACATAGACAACTAACAGAACTATGGATTTGAACAGCTACACGTTAAGTCTATTAAGTTAGATCATCTCAAAATTAGACCTTTATGCTGCATATTGCTGGGATGAGAAAATTGACTGGCTGATTTACTTTGTCATTTCCTAGCCTAAATGCAGCCATTTACTCAGGACACTCAAGAGACACACTGGTGGTAGTGTCCATGAGTGACAGCAGACCTGTGTGGGGGTATATCCAGGTCAGAGCAGTCTGAAGTTTGCATCCCAGGCCAGAGGCAATGCTGCTGATGAAGCCAGGCATCTGGCATTTTTAAAAGGGGAGGAGGCTGGGTGGCACAGGAAAAATTTGAGTACTCACATGCATGTGTAAATTACAATTGAAAGTATAGAGCCTTAAACAATGGTCAAAGTGAGACAAAGGTTACTTACAAGCATGATTTTGAGAGGGTGGGAGGTAAATAGATATTATAAGAAAATTGATATTTTCTTGTCCCTTTTCTCCCCCCTCACCCCAAGTCTGGTGCCATCTATATTAACAATTGCAGAGGGATGGGCGA from the Colius striatus isolate bColStr4 chromosome 2, bColStr4.1.hap1, whole genome shotgun sequence genome contains:
- the FBXO5 gene encoding F-box only protein 5; translated protein: MKSNLNHSFKMKRDFDCSSLHTGFAPLKSTGENTRLEESCPLNYEEGFCKSCAEEHQKILLNDSQHAATINLDLEDEGRLVHNKENKQVAQRLDEGIYEIETLENSKLHEDSGYSSMLCNQYTDATEHEDSIPLAGNLCGTPKHCLMKNQNQAQFSKKTLLPVIHYEELICSTLKKSGKRNLKSWAVVDRIIFRGKIELCNLIGKKMGLDRLDIVAELFQKDLKHILANILRHLGEMDLVNFAKVSTTWQKILQEDKWSFQVYSKAVKSLSIGTKAPEHTATREYALYRATLASIQKAVPPNNLNKKGTRSKASKNHSRLMEFSEAAKTLKNTESFKVCHRCSSPAKYDSYLQRATCNRDSCGFDFCTKCMCSYHSSTDCMSGKTVKLNSKLMPLPGTKKSKQNLRRL